One stretch of Numenius arquata chromosome 8, bNumArq3.hap1.1, whole genome shotgun sequence DNA includes these proteins:
- the KIAA0040 gene encoding uncharacterized protein KIAA0040 homolog, which yields MEQRISSFFNSILELIRTKHEEGVFNTVCLAVLMGLPFVVLIAFVFICCHCCFCSRRGESRKKGGTSSNGQLHAERNKKKKKKKKKDEEDLWISAQPKLLLLDKRPSLPI from the coding sequence ATGGAGCAGAGGATCAGCTCTTTCTTTAATTCCATCTTGGAGCTCATCCGTACCAAGCATGAGGAAGGTGTCTTCAACACTGTCTGCCTGGCCGTGCTGATGGGTCTGCCCTTTGTCGTCCTCATTGCGTTCGTTTTtatctgctgccactgctgcttctgcagccgGAGGGGAGAAAGTAGGAAGAAAGGTGGCACCAGCAGCAATGGGCAGCTGCATGCCGagaggaacaagaagaaaaagaagaagaagaagaaggatgAAGAGGACCTGTGGATCTCAGCTCAGCCCAAGCTGCTCTTGCTGGACAAGAGACCCTCCTTGCCCATCTAG